From the genome of Anopheles funestus chromosome 2RL, idAnoFuneDA-416_04, whole genome shotgun sequence:
GAAGTGTTGACGATGACGAACAAAAGAAGAcggaaaaataaaggaaaaatatgatACAAAAGGtgaatcattaaaatatatttgtaaGTATTTTGAAATATACAAACACTCATTTGCTCACGCAGCTCGTTCGCGTTGACTTCGAAAGTTATTCCTAAAAACCCTGGTTGCGCACATGATCCGGTAAGCCTTTCGCACGATCTAACTGTGTACTGATCTGAAAACGGTAACGGGAGATGGAAGTGGAcactagcgaaaaaaaatctttctctCCTCTGTCTCTTCCTATCTATCATGTATACTAAACGCAAATGAAATGCACCGGAAGTaaaggaaacaagaaaaaggtgGATCAGAGTCTCCGCATACGTTTCGTTTGGCACTCCGCACTGTTACAGGGAGACAGGGAGGGTATAGAGTGGATCGTAGTATAGTGTACAACGGGTAAGTAGTCTAGTTGAGTTTTAAACATCGATATGATATGGAAACATATAACATCGATGTCCGGGTAACCGTGAAGTGGGAGATATGGGGCAAGACAATGCtattacacacacaaacgcgtTCTGTGTCCGTTACTGCTTGTTCTATTCCGTATAGTATATCTGTATCCTGTATCCTGGTCTTTTTCTTGTGCCTACAATGAGTCTGTCCTAATGCTTCGGCAAAGTCTATCGTGCTTTGCACCCTCTTACATAGATACTGTTATGTTTTGCTTACACTAATAATTTAACCTGTAAACAAACGATGAAATGATTTCCCTAACACGACGCCACGCCGTTTCACTTCCAATTATTAGTATTTCCTACTGTGCATATTTGCCTATTGTCGCGTTCTATTGTTCCATGGCActaatgcacacacacacacacccgcactCACACGTTCGTTCGTTGGCTAAGGATGTTTTGGCATCGATTTCGATTAGTACGCGTGGACAAACAGGGAAatagaatgaatgaaaaatgggGCAGTGTGGCACTCATTTTCACAAAATCTTTAAAGATTATTGAGCATTTTAGGCCATGGCCAGTACTCGCTATCTAGCAGTACTACGAGATGTGCAGCGATGCGAAAATGCCATCATTGAAACAATAAACTCATGTTGCAAATGCGACATTTTACCTCACATTCTCCGATGCCAATTGTGCAAATGTTTCGGTAACATTCGCACAGACCAGCGTCGATCGGTTATTCGGTTATCGGTAAATGAATGCAGGCATTTGCTCAGTCGCTCTGCCCGAGAAAGATGATTGCCGTCGAATAGATCGTGTGTAAGATATGTCCGAAAGGTGTGTGACTATTACGTACAAATTTTACGTATTATTCGCGCAACAAAACACGGCAAACGTGTGTCCTTTCGCGGCATCAAATACAGAATGCGTTCAAAGGTATGGGCAAAAGGATGAAGTTGATGTTGTTCTGCGGTCCGGAGTTGACCCTTGTGAGAGTGGGAACATTTATTCCTTCTGGTCAGGTCGCAATTCAACCAGCTCGTGTGGTTCAGCCAGTTCCAGCTAAAAGCATAAACAAAAAGAGGAtgaatatagttttttttcgttcagcCCACGATCGTATACATTGGCGACTTCGTACATGGCCGTTGGCTTCACCGGATAGATCTTTTTTCGACAGAGAGTTGACAAGAATCGTTCCTAGGGCGTCGCACATAACGTTAATAGTCGTACGGAATCGATCACTAATTGCGGaggaaaataaagataaatcACACATTAATTCATCGTAATTCTTTCCTGAGTACGCAAAATCTCTTACAGCAGCCAATCAACggcaatgatgatggtgacaTCCTCGGCCGGCAATCCTACAGTGTCCAGCACCATGACCATCGTTATAAGTCCAGCTTGCGGAATACCAGCCGCACCGATGGAGGCGGCCGTGGCAGTCACACTGGCGAAAGGgcgaaagcaagcaaaaagtttTGTCATGCAGAAGGATAAACACCGACCAAATCATACACAGTGCGGACGTACCTCACAGCAACGATATGACCAAAGGTCAGATGAATATTACGTAGTTGAGCAATGAACAGTGCAGCGACGGCTTCATAAAGTGCCGTGCCGTCCATGTTGATCGTGGCTCCGACGGGAATGACAAAACGCGTCACACGCGGATCAATGCCCATGTTGTCCAGACAGCGGATCGTGATGGGCATCGTGGCCGAACTGGAACCGGTACCGAATGCAGTCGCCAGAACTTGACTCATCTTGGCAATGTACGGGAACGCCATTTTGCGCGTGGTTAGGAAGAAAATTACCGAGATCGTACCTAGAAATAGACCCCGCCAAATCATTTACAGATCAAAGATGGCTTACCCTAGAATTGATGCGTCCATTCTTACCGAATCCGTGCAGTATTAGTCCCAGCATCACAGTCATAAAGTACCAGCCCAACTGTCCCAGTACCTCAACAAAGGATGCCATCTCAAGCAGTTTTGCCGCAACCAGAAACAGTACACCGATCGGAGAGATCCAGATGACCCACGAGGTAATGATCATCATCGCTTCACTGAGCGTTTCGAACAGCCCAAGCAGCGGTTTGCCCTTCTCGCGCATCTTGCCAATGCATGTGCCCAGCACGACACTAAACATAACCAAACCGAGCACGTTCGTACCCTCGGTAAACTCGGAAGTGATCTTGTACTGCGTCAAGGGAACTGTTTGATAGataatacatacatataatTAGCCGTCACCCTACAATCCCTCCCAATGTTTCAATGCTTTTCGCATACATATTTCCAACAATTAACATAAGCGTTAAAAATTTCCTCGCAGAAGGTCACCCCCAATTGATGATAAACGGTACGGCGGTTACTCTATCTCCAAGCACTATATATACACCAACATGAACATTCTGTTGGCGGCGTGTCACTGGTAGATTACCCCTAAAATTGATATGACGGTGACAAGTGAACGTTTCCGCAATTTATCCCTGCTGGGGCAGCAGGCAGGGAAAGAGTAACGATAGGTGTGTATCTGAGTAGTGATTAGAAGCTTCATTTCGGCTCATCCGTTGTCCGCTTCGTGAGAGTTTCCTGCTACATTTGttccttcgtttgtttttatttgtttgatgttggaTCAGCGCTCCCCAAATGGTATGATATGTACCGCTCCTCCCTCCCACCCACTgaccctcccaaaaaaaaacaaggaggTACGCCACAGGGGTATGTAGAAATTGCGGATTGACAGCTGTGCTTCCGGTGCAAAATTCCCCTTGTCGATGCTATCCATTGTGTGCTTGCACAAAGATCGCGAATCACATTACCTTCCGGTTAAGAAGCTACTTACCACCGGTAGCATTTGCTGGAGGGACAAGAATGGTTCGGAACTAAGGGAAGGAAATAATATGAAGGTTAGTTATCGCTCAACATTCACGCATCCCGCTCCATGCCCTTACCTGGAACATCGTGGCCTGGATGATGTTCGGTGGGAATAAGTTTCTGCAAAGAACAATCGAATCAATAATGTCTGGCTATTCAAATCGTCATCCGGTGACGTACCTTACGAGATCTAGCAGTGTGTCGGCCGTTAGCACTTGTCGCGTGGTTGCTTTGCCTCCAATATTGTTCACTTCACGACCCGCTCCGGGTCGGATAGTACTGACCAGAATGATGCCCAAGATGACGGCACAGATCGTCGTGGTGAAGTAGTACACGATGGCCCGGAAAGCGATCTTCTTCGACATGCTCAAATCCAACGAACCGATCGCACTGGTGATCGACGAAACGAGCAGTGGTACGATCAGACACTTTAGCATCCTGACTTGGCAGTAGAGGAAGAGTAACGCGATATACATTTTGGTCAGTAATTGGTCCATGCATCGAAGACAACAGTGCGTGGATAGGATTGGAACCCTACCGTAGGAACAGATCGCCCGGATACTGGATATACATCACCTCACGCTGTGTCCAGGGTTCGGCCGAGTTCTTCAGCATCAACCCGAGTGCGGTACCACCGAACACACCGACCACGGTCAGGAAGGTAAGCAGGTTCGACTTTACAAACCGCTTCCATCGTGACGTTGGCCGTGCGCCTGTAGTCGCGTACGAGTTCGACATATTCGCTAATATGTCCTACACTATCGGTGGCGTGTAGGCTTTGTgcgttttcgtttttggacGTCGTGGATCTgtggaagaaacaaacacagcGAGACATCAACCGTCAGTGACGTCTTTACACAGTACACATGAGGAACGATTAAATTATGATGGCATCCTCGTAATGCTGCTCCCGTATCTGGCCGTACTGCCAGTTCCAGCAAACATTGTTAACGAGCAGAGACATCTTTCGTGCGGACTGTAGGTTATTATGTTTTCATCTACACTGAATTTGCGGTCAGGGTGATACGGCATTAGCTAAACAACGATAAGCTTCTGTGGAGCTCAAGCTCAAGATTAATTGCATCAACAGTTTAGCATTAACAGCTGCAGGTGTacgataaaatgttaaacaaatgGTGCTATTATCGTATCCCCTTGGGAGATGGAATAAATCCTAAATTTCCTTAGAAAAACCGGGGGAAATATACAAAGACTAACCTCCCGAAAGCTGTAGGAATACTAAGTATTGTCGCATTAGAAGATGGCATAATACAAAATGACATCGTCATTATGAATTTCTGCTTGAAAAGAATTGGCCCTGGAGAGGGagttattttaattacaactTTCTTATTGGAAGTATTCCTTTCTGTTGTGAAGAGAGAAGCAGATATTTTTAGATCCTTTGAATAGCGCGAGTTATCGTACATCATTGGACACATTCTGGGAGGTATTTCGCAAGTGTCTGTGTTTGAATTGAACTCCTCTGAATTCTTACCAATTTTCAATTGAAACATGTAGAGGTCCAGAATTGGTGAACGACGTGTGCTAAATTTGGATCTTGTATGCGCGTTCGTTAGCATATTCTGACTTCTTTAAATCTATTCTGGTTCACTCCGGTTTGATGAGCCAGGCACAAGAACGAACAAATTAATCCAATCATCAATGAGTGGAGTTTgatgaagttttcttttatcatcaACAGCATCGGGTAGCATTATCAGTTTTGCTGAGAGTGTCATAACTGTGAAATATGTTACCGTAAATGGGTTTACGATTGTTGGATAAGCAATTACGAAGCATGATTTTACTAATGCTATAACGCACATAATATTCAATTCGATGAATGCAGATTTTCCATGACATATTGCAAGTCAGAATGTATGGAACCAATATTTGCAAGCAATTGTACTCATTAGATAACGTACTACTTCTTTTCTATCTTATCAGCAATAGGGGATTGTCTGTAAGGTGTGCCATCTACACCAAATGATGCCACAAACTAACCAAGATACGTTTCTTGCCACTAAAGAAACcaattaagcaaaaaacaaaacagattaaaacccttttttgcAGAACTGTTTATAGTAATCGATAGATAAGGTAAGGTAATCTCTCAACAAGTGGCACAGAAGTTTGCCTAACCGGAATCGATGGTCTTGAAGTTCTGTCCGTGACCGACAGACGGATGATAGCATGATGAACTTGACCGGCCACCATCGGTCCTATAAATCTTTAATAGACAGAGGCAAAACAACTACAGCGACTACAAACATTCGATCATACACATCATTCGTCGGGATGTGTTAAGTGTTGTCAGCAAGTTGATTCTATCAATTATCAGCCATACTTTTGCCACCCTGTTCACTCtttaacgaacaaaaaaaaataagcgtGCCGGATGAGACAAGTGTAGAAAAGCATTACCACCCCAAGCATGGTCGGTGCAGTGTGAAGCAGCACCAGAATGACCAGAGCATgcacattaaaaacaaacagctaTAAAAACAAGCGCGAAATGATCTCATCCAGCTATGCAGTAGAGGAGTTCGTGAAGAGTCCACCGTTTATCAACACTGGATCGAACCACTGTTTGGAAAATATGACCATTTTTACGCCAACAGGCACCCTCAAGAAACCGTTTCACCATCTTTGCTCGTGTCgccatttgttgttgttagatCGCGGCTCTTTTGAACCAAAGTAAAGCGACGTATAATGTACATATAATGCATTTTGTGTACaagttccttttttctgcttctacACGATTAGCGTAGATTTCATGGTTAGGACATGGCAAGAAAAGGAAGCCATTGGTAGTTTAATGCGCACTTGACATCATTACAGAAGTCACAGAAGTCACTGAAAGGCTAGTTTCGTATGCTGCGGACGGAAGAGtcctgtgtctgtgtgtgggtTGGTAGGTTTTAAAGGACTGTTTTAGTTCCTGCTAGTGGAAAACAAGCCACTTAACTAACCATGTATCcggtacgtgtgtatgtgtgcagttggattaaaaaacataaaacactggTGTAGTAGAATAGTTAGTAGCACTTTAAACCTCCAGCCATCTGACACCATCacctagaaaaaaaaggacaaataacCTCTTTCAAAGCCCAGTTTGATTCACTCGGAAGTGAGTGCCACTTTCCATATGGAGCTTGAATtggtcgtttttctttttggactcTCTTCTAGCAGGACCTGACATAAAATCTGTAACATGAACACGTCTACATTTCGTGGAATTTGAAAGCCACCCATCCATTACATCCATGGCAAGCACGGTGGAACAAAAATCAAAGGTTTTTCCCTCGAGTTGGCTGTTAGCTAAGGAGCGGTTTTGTTGGTGGTACGGATCATAATGATACAGCTTCGCAGAGGGGTTTTTGATGCATTGGATTGAAAGTGAAGAAGATAAGCAAAAACTGAATGTACTCTTCGGAAGGAACGGAATCCTACAATCAACGCCCGATAAGGACCGGTGAACGTActttgttcctgtttttttttcaatttgcttttatttggtCACAGCTAATCCGCTTGTGTATCAACCGCCAAACGGATGTTCAAACAATTCCCATCCGTGGTATCATCATGACGCTGTTAgcaaaccattttccaacatCAGAGTGACCACGAATGTAAGAAGAGGTCGTCGTCGGTGAATCCGTCCTTGGTAAATCCTGACAGATTGTCGCTTTTGCAAGGGAGGCTCTTTGTTCCCTGTGGTGCCACGAGCTACGCTTCTGTGCTGCGTTATGGATTGTTGGGATGGACAAGCTTTTACATCATTCTTCCTGATGGTGGTTCTCACTAAATAATCATCTACGTTTCTGTTGGTGTAGTTGTCTAACCGTTGATTATACCACCGCTGTCTACAGCTACAGCTGCCTCAAGCATACCACACGCAACCGTGTCCATGACAAGGATCCGACAGGAAGACCATCATAGATTCCAAGATTAAGCGCAAGAAATCACAACCGCCCACCAAAAACACGGGCGTTGAAGAGAcgtagaaataaaattaatcccATTTCAAGTGTGTCCCGGCGATCCCGGCTCACAGCACCAGTAGTACTCCTCCCCCCCGCGGGCAGTATTCTTTTCATCGTTAAAATTATGACCCTGACAGTAGTGTAGTGTAGGCATTGCCGGGTATACCATAAATATCAGATATAAAAACTCAACCGACCACCCGCCCGGTCGTGGCCCATACGGGCTGTAGATTGTTTGACTGATGGTGGTTGTTTGACGAACGTCAACTGTCGAAGCAATGAGTAAAACAAGGATCAGAGGAACCTCCTGCCAGCGGAACGTCCTTCCAACCGTTACCGGGGTGGGTGTACGCGCTGTACGCAGTCAAtctttttggaagaaaattagATTTACCGTTTTGCCCCCCTTTCAACTTCCTCGCAGTTCCTTGCACATGTCCATGGGAATGTCGTCTTCGTTATTCGCGagactacaaaaaaaacg
Proteins encoded in this window:
- the LOC125763473 gene encoding excitatory amino acid transporter 3, yielding MSNSYATTGARPTSRWKRFVKSNLLTFLTVVGVFGGTALGLMLKNSAEPWTQREVMYIQYPGDLFLRMLKCLIVPLLVSSITSAIGSLDLSMSKKIAFRAIVYYFTTTICAVILGIILVSTIRPGAGREVNNIGGKATTRQVLTADTLLDLVRNLFPPNIIQATMFQFRTILVPPANATGVPLTQYKITSEFTEGTNVLGLVMFSVVLGTCIGKMREKGKPLLGLFETLSEAMMIITSWVIWISPIGVLFLVAAKLLEMASFVEVLGQLGWYFMTVMLGLILHGFGTISVIFFLTTRKMAFPYIAKMSQVLATAFGTGSSSATMPITIRCLDNMGIDPRVTRFVIPVGATINMDGTALYEAVAALFIAQLRNIHLTFGHIVAVSVTATAASIGAAGIPQAGLITMVMVLDTVGLPAEDVTIIIAVDWLLDRFRTTINVMCDALGTILVNSLSKKDLSGEANGHLELAEPHELVELRPDQKE